Proteins co-encoded in one Kribbella solani genomic window:
- a CDS encoding sensor histidine kinase encodes MKHRPWELRRQVFWLQTVTVTVLIAMAWITMVSRTRAQALRDAAASGLPAPTWWELVRLDLRSMLGIASLMLGIAIAGNALVTWRVRRATRGIGTQSLARMLDFYEGVLHAAREGLILLDLDGRVQLANDEALTLLGLREVAPGTPLEELHLGAPLAELLATGRTAYDELHLGARGVVVVNQQPSGRGRIVTLRDHTELQRLLGELDAVRSLAESLQAQNHEASNRLHTVVSLIEIGKPERAREFAVSELQFAQAMTDRVVGTVGDPVLASLLLAKLAQAQERGVVLSLDLGHETLNTRLPAQDVVTVVGNLLDNAIEAARGGPAPRKVEFRAATTPDAVDLIVTNTGAELGSVELAHMFERGWTTKAEPGHGLGLVLVRGTVERWQGSLMVDPDSELDEVPALTVRVRLPRAVSASA; translated from the coding sequence ATGAAGCATCGACCGTGGGAGCTGCGCCGCCAGGTGTTCTGGCTGCAGACCGTCACGGTCACCGTACTGATCGCGATGGCGTGGATCACCATGGTCAGCCGGACCCGGGCCCAGGCGCTGCGGGACGCGGCCGCGAGCGGACTGCCCGCGCCGACCTGGTGGGAGCTGGTCCGGCTCGACCTGCGCTCGATGCTCGGGATCGCCAGCCTGATGCTCGGCATCGCGATCGCCGGCAACGCGCTCGTCACCTGGCGGGTCCGCCGCGCGACGCGCGGGATCGGTACGCAGTCGCTGGCCCGGATGCTCGACTTCTACGAGGGCGTACTGCACGCTGCCCGCGAAGGCCTGATCCTGCTCGACCTGGACGGCCGCGTCCAGCTCGCGAACGACGAAGCGCTGACCCTGCTCGGCCTTCGCGAGGTCGCGCCGGGCACCCCACTCGAGGAACTGCACCTCGGCGCACCCCTCGCGGAACTGCTCGCGACCGGCCGGACCGCGTACGACGAACTGCACCTCGGCGCGCGCGGTGTCGTGGTCGTGAACCAGCAACCGTCCGGACGCGGCCGGATCGTCACCCTGCGGGACCACACCGAGCTGCAACGACTCCTCGGCGAGCTGGACGCGGTACGGAGTTTGGCGGAATCCCTGCAGGCACAGAATCATGAGGCGTCGAACCGGCTGCACACCGTCGTCAGCCTGATCGAGATCGGAAAACCGGAACGGGCACGGGAGTTCGCGGTGTCGGAGTTGCAGTTCGCGCAGGCGATGACCGACCGGGTGGTCGGTACGGTCGGCGACCCCGTACTCGCCTCGCTGCTGCTCGCGAAACTGGCTCAGGCCCAGGAGCGTGGCGTCGTACTGTCCCTCGATCTCGGCCACGAAACGCTGAACACCCGGCTGCCGGCCCAGGACGTGGTCACCGTGGTCGGAAACCTGCTGGACAACGCGATCGAGGCCGCGCGCGGCGGTCCGGCACCGCGAAAGGTCGAGTTCCGGGCCGCGACCACGCCGGACGCCGTCGACCTGATCGTCACCAACACCGGCGCCGAGCTCGGTTCGGTGGAGCTGGCGCACATGTTCGAGCGCGGCTGGACCACGAAGGCGGAGCCAGGTCACGGGCTCGGGCTGGTACTCGTACGCGGCACGGTCGAACGATGGCAAGGTTCACTGATGGTCGATCCCGATTCCGAGCTGGACGAGGTACCGGCGCTGACCGTACGCGTCCGCCTGCCCCGAGCGGTGAGCGCCAGTGCCTGA
- a CDS encoding asparaginase — protein MTEPVILADVVRNGFVEGHHRGSVVVTEPDGTVSWSAGIVAEPMFPRSSNKPMQALAMLRHGLPLEANLLALAAASHSGEQFHLDGVREILAKADLDESALRTPVAYPLDEDAHAAWIRADREPRQVAMNCSGKHAAMILTSTLNGWQIHDPATENDPQARWGADDYRSPGHPLQQAIRTAVEDTAGEKVSYVAVDGCGAPIFAISLAGLARSFGLFAAAAPDTDEGRIADAFRAHPEYASGTRRDEADFIRQVDGLFCKVGAEGVYAAGLADGRGIAIKVEDGDGKRAREVVLAATLRRLGITGDVIDRHISLPVLGGGVRVGETRPNPELFG, from the coding sequence GTGACCGAACCTGTGATCCTGGCCGACGTCGTCCGCAACGGCTTCGTCGAAGGCCACCACCGCGGCTCCGTCGTGGTGACCGAGCCCGACGGCACCGTCAGCTGGTCCGCAGGCATCGTGGCGGAGCCGATGTTCCCCCGCTCCTCCAACAAGCCGATGCAGGCCCTGGCCATGCTCCGCCACGGCCTCCCCCTCGAAGCCAACTTACTGGCCCTCGCCGCCGCCTCCCACTCCGGCGAACAGTTCCACCTGGACGGCGTACGCGAGATCCTGGCGAAGGCGGACCTCGACGAGTCCGCGCTGCGTACGCCGGTCGCGTACCCGCTGGACGAGGATGCGCACGCGGCCTGGATCCGGGCGGATCGTGAACCGCGGCAGGTCGCGATGAATTGTTCCGGCAAGCACGCGGCGATGATTCTGACCAGTACGCTCAACGGCTGGCAGATCCACGATCCGGCGACCGAGAACGACCCGCAGGCGCGCTGGGGTGCCGACGATTACCGTTCGCCCGGTCATCCGTTGCAGCAGGCGATTCGTACTGCCGTCGAGGACACGGCCGGCGAGAAGGTCTCGTACGTCGCGGTGGACGGCTGTGGTGCCCCAATCTTCGCGATCAGTCTGGCCGGTCTGGCGCGGTCCTTCGGTCTGTTCGCGGCAGCGGCACCGGACACCGACGAGGGCCGGATCGCGGACGCGTTCCGCGCGCACCCGGAGTACGCCAGCGGGACCAGGCGCGACGAGGCGGACTTCATCCGCCAGGTCGACGGTCTGTTCTGCAAGGTCGGCGCGGAAGGCGTGTACGCGGCCGGGCTCGCCGACGGCAGGGGTATCGCGATCAAGGTCGAGGACGGTGATGGCAAGCGTGCCCGCGAGGTGGTTCTGGCCGCCACGCTGCGGCGCCTCGGGATCACGGGTGACGTGATCGACCGGCACATCAGCCTGCCGGTACTCGGCGGCGGCGTCCGCGTCGGCGAAACCCGCCCGAACCCCGAGCTCTTCGGCTGA
- a CDS encoding YgfZ/GcvT domain-containing protein codes for MSRNRSPLLDRPGAVEADGLDAGVAAHYGSDLREQRALIDGKAFADLSHRDVVTITGPDRLTWLHALTTQYFEGLKPGTSTTALLLSPTGHVEHVMYGVDDGETFWFHTEPGAAEALIDWLRKMVFMSRVEIADVTDDYAIVWRFGAPSGEYLTRSGADSLGGFEVFLPRADLAGLAGPAAGVWAYEALRIEAGVPRFGLDSDERAIPNELGWLGVGVHLNKGCYRGQETVARVHNLGRPPRRLVRLHLDGSVDHLPAHGYAVRVGDKQVGFIGSAARHHELGPIALAVVKRNVDPSATLEVTADDQPTVTATQELLVDPEAGLHVRARL; via the coding sequence ATGTCACGCAACCGCAGCCCCCTGCTGGACCGGCCCGGTGCGGTCGAGGCCGACGGACTCGACGCCGGGGTCGCGGCGCACTACGGCTCCGACCTGCGCGAACAGCGCGCGCTGATCGACGGCAAGGCGTTCGCCGATCTGTCCCACCGCGACGTGGTCACGATCACCGGGCCGGACCGTTTGACCTGGTTGCACGCGCTGACCACGCAGTACTTCGAGGGTCTCAAACCTGGTACGTCGACGACCGCGCTGCTGCTCTCGCCGACCGGCCACGTCGAGCATGTGATGTACGGGGTGGACGACGGCGAAACGTTCTGGTTCCACACGGAGCCGGGTGCGGCCGAGGCGCTGATCGACTGGCTGCGGAAGATGGTCTTCATGTCGCGGGTCGAGATCGCTGACGTGACCGACGACTACGCGATCGTTTGGCGCTTCGGGGCGCCGAGCGGTGAGTACCTGACTCGTAGTGGCGCGGATTCGCTGGGCGGGTTTGAGGTGTTTCTGCCGCGGGCGGACCTAGCTGGGCTGGCGGGTCCGGCGGCGGGCGTCTGGGCGTACGAGGCGCTCCGGATCGAGGCCGGCGTGCCGCGGTTCGGGTTGGACAGCGACGAGCGGGCGATCCCGAACGAGTTGGGCTGGCTCGGGGTTGGGGTGCATTTGAACAAGGGGTGTTATCGCGGTCAGGAGACGGTGGCTCGCGTACACAACCTCGGCCGGCCGCCGCGTCGGTTGGTTCGGCTGCACTTGGACGGTTCGGTCGACCACCTGCCTGCGCACGGGTACGCCGTGCGGGTCGGCGACAAGCAGGTCGGCTTCATCGGGTCCGCGGCCCGCCACCACGAGCTCGGCCCGATCGCCCTCGCCGTCGTGAAGCGCAACGTCGACCCCAGCGCGACGCTGGAAGTAACCGCCGACGACCAGCCCACGGTCACCGCCACCCAAGAACTCCTGGTGGACCCCGAAGCTGGCCTACACGTCCGCGCCCGCCTGTAA
- a CDS encoding L,D-transpeptidase codes for MGILRKVCATLTAAAFVGVGALSATTSAEAAPQVVGAAQKTATAPAPVGQPPRAAAAKKATPASSTKATMAKYRLDSRCMTKGRVLCINKKTRKLVYLVNGKAVQVMDVRFGAMKTPTRNGSFKIQRKSKNHVSTLYHSKMPYAMFFSGGQAVHYSSDFRARGYNGASHGCVNVRDKNKIAWVFARVRVGDKVLVYSK; via the coding sequence ATGGGCATTCTGCGTAAGGTCTGCGCGACTCTGACGGCCGCCGCGTTCGTGGGCGTCGGGGCGCTTTCGGCGACCACATCTGCTGAGGCCGCGCCACAGGTCGTGGGGGCGGCGCAGAAAACGGCAACGGCTCCGGCACCGGTCGGCCAGCCGCCGCGGGCAGCCGCGGCGAAGAAGGCCACTCCGGCCTCGTCCACGAAGGCGACGATGGCCAAGTACCGGCTGGACAGCCGTTGTATGACGAAGGGCCGGGTCCTCTGCATCAACAAGAAGACCCGCAAGCTGGTGTACCTGGTGAACGGCAAGGCCGTTCAGGTGATGGACGTCCGGTTCGGCGCGATGAAGACGCCGACCCGCAACGGCTCCTTCAAGATCCAGCGCAAGTCGAAGAATCACGTCTCGACGCTGTACCACTCGAAGATGCCGTACGCGATGTTCTTCAGCGGCGGCCAGGCAGTGCACTACTCGTCGGACTTCCGCGCCCGCGGCTACAACGGCGCCTCGCACGGCTGCGTCAACGTTCGCGACAAGAACAAGATCGCCTGGGTGTTCGCCCGGGTGCGCGTCGGCGACAAGGTCCTCGTCTACAGCAAGTGA
- a CDS encoding glutamate--tRNA ligase, with protein MLDRAVIDDLFPSDLPEPAHWEQQYPRRDLPDGAKVTRLGPSPTGFIHIGGIYAAMIDRDIATHSGGVYLVRVEDTDQSREVEGAREQFARGFGYFGINADESDDHGAYGPYLQSRREQIYLTYVRHLLRQGKAYLCFATKDELADITARQQAAKVPTGYYGRWALWRDADPADVTAKLAAGTPYVVRFRAPDDADGQRARFVDAIRGRLEHEANRNDAVILKASDQSPRLPTYHFAHAVDDHLMRINLVIRGDEWISSVPLHQQLFAALEFDPITYAHIAPLMKQIPGGKRKLSKRKDPEASVDFYIGAGYPAAAVLYYLRGLANGRLAEMPLETALATPLDLSQCGVAGPLVDLVKLEDISADHIATLSGPQILAAVREWATEYDAELVPVLDKENELALRALAVEREGVDNPRKDLRKWSDFRAEYGFFFPEIFVPVDGPTDDRLVPLGVAPEVVTAFARELVTGYEHGDDSQEWFNQIRSLAGAHGFAPNAKEYKKNPDAYVGSIREASQLVRVAITGATRSPDLHATAQALGAAEVLRRLRALIGPEQNGSDGNS; from the coding sequence ATGCTGGACCGTGCGGTCATCGACGACCTGTTCCCGAGCGACCTGCCGGAGCCCGCGCACTGGGAGCAGCAGTATCCGCGGCGTGACCTGCCCGACGGCGCGAAGGTCACGCGGTTGGGTCCCTCGCCGACCGGTTTCATCCACATCGGCGGCATCTACGCGGCGATGATCGACCGGGACATCGCCACCCATTCCGGTGGCGTGTACCTGGTCCGGGTCGAGGACACCGACCAGTCCCGCGAGGTCGAGGGCGCACGGGAGCAGTTCGCGCGCGGGTTCGGGTACTTCGGCATCAACGCCGACGAGAGCGATGACCACGGGGCGTACGGGCCGTACTTGCAGTCGCGGCGTGAGCAGATCTACCTCACGTACGTCCGGCACCTGCTGCGGCAGGGCAAGGCGTACTTGTGCTTCGCGACCAAGGACGAGCTGGCCGACATCACCGCGCGGCAGCAGGCAGCGAAAGTACCGACCGGGTACTACGGCCGTTGGGCGCTGTGGCGCGACGCCGACCCGGCCGACGTGACGGCGAAGCTGGCCGCGGGTACGCCGTACGTGGTGCGGTTCCGCGCGCCCGATGACGCGGACGGGCAGCGGGCGCGGTTCGTGGACGCGATCCGGGGCCGGCTCGAGCACGAGGCGAACCGGAACGACGCGGTCATCCTGAAGGCGTCCGACCAGTCGCCGCGGCTGCCGACGTACCACTTCGCGCACGCGGTCGACGATCACCTGATGCGGATCAACCTGGTGATCCGCGGCGACGAGTGGATCTCCTCGGTTCCGCTGCACCAGCAGTTGTTCGCGGCGCTCGAGTTCGACCCGATCACGTACGCGCACATCGCGCCGCTGATGAAGCAGATCCCGGGCGGCAAGCGCAAGCTGTCGAAGCGCAAGGACCCTGAGGCGAGCGTCGACTTCTACATCGGCGCCGGGTACCCGGCCGCCGCGGTCCTGTACTACCTGCGTGGTCTGGCCAACGGCCGGCTGGCTGAAATGCCGCTCGAGACCGCGTTGGCGACACCGCTCGACCTGAGTCAGTGCGGCGTTGCCGGACCGCTCGTCGACCTGGTCAAGCTGGAGGACATCAGCGCCGACCACATCGCGACGCTGAGCGGTCCGCAGATCCTCGCGGCGGTACGGGAGTGGGCCACGGAGTACGACGCCGAGCTCGTACCCGTGCTGGACAAGGAGAACGAGCTCGCGCTGCGGGCGCTCGCGGTCGAGCGCGAAGGGGTCGACAACCCGCGCAAAGACCTGCGCAAGTGGTCGGACTTCCGGGCCGAGTACGGCTTCTTCTTCCCGGAGATCTTCGTACCGGTTGATGGTCCTACCGACGATCGCCTCGTGCCGCTGGGGGTCGCGCCGGAGGTCGTCACGGCCTTCGCGCGCGAGCTGGTCACCGGGTACGAGCACGGTGACGATTCGCAGGAGTGGTTCAACCAGATCAGGTCCCTGGCCGGTGCGCATGGTTTCGCGCCGAACGCCAAGGAGTACAAGAAGAACCCGGACGCGTACGTGGGCTCGATCCGGGAGGCGTCTCAGCTGGTTCGGGTCGCGATCACCGGGGCGACCCGCAGTCCGGACCTGCATGCGACCGCGCAGGCGCTCGGCGCGGCCGAGGTGCTGCGCCGGCTGCGCGCGCTGATCGGCCCGGAGCAGAACGGGTCCGACGGCAACAGCTAA
- a CDS encoding LLM class flavin-dependent oxidoreductase yields the protein MSDRRFRFGIVGSPRSGAEWTKTVRQAADLGYTTVLMPDGLQLPSPFPSLAMAAAVADIRVGTFVAAAPLRTPRAAAWEAHTLTVLTDGRFDFGIGTGRPVAEQQTAELGLPWGSPRERRDQVRETLDHLVKLDGEQRTPIMLAAGGPRALALAAARADIVSLAKDALTPRAEVAQLVHDLRELAGPRADDIELAMNLFAAGTRELPPWTKQAAGVDPDVLEATDSLMMLRGTPQQMADELQRRRDEFGTSYITVNSTFLEDLAPAVELLHGK from the coding sequence ATGAGTGACAGGCGATTCCGGTTCGGCATTGTCGGGAGTCCGAGATCCGGCGCGGAATGGACCAAGACCGTCCGGCAGGCGGCCGACCTCGGCTACACGACCGTGCTGATGCCCGACGGCCTGCAGCTGCCGTCACCGTTCCCGTCGCTGGCGATGGCCGCTGCGGTCGCCGATATCAGGGTCGGTACGTTCGTCGCGGCGGCCCCGCTGCGTACGCCCCGCGCCGCCGCCTGGGAGGCGCACACGCTGACCGTACTCACCGACGGGCGGTTCGACTTCGGTATCGGCACCGGCCGGCCGGTGGCGGAGCAGCAGACCGCGGAGCTCGGACTGCCGTGGGGTTCGCCAAGAGAACGTCGCGACCAGGTTCGGGAGACGCTCGATCACCTGGTAAAGCTCGACGGCGAGCAGCGTACGCCGATCATGCTCGCCGCCGGAGGCCCGCGAGCACTCGCGCTCGCCGCGGCCCGGGCCGACATCGTCTCGCTCGCCAAGGACGCGCTGACGCCGCGGGCCGAGGTCGCTCAACTCGTCCACGACCTGCGCGAACTGGCCGGTCCGCGCGCCGACGACATCGAACTGGCGATGAACCTGTTCGCGGCCGGCACGCGGGAGCTGCCCCCGTGGACCAAGCAGGCGGCCGGCGTCGACCCGGACGTACTGGAGGCAACCGACTCGCTGATGATGCTCCGCGGCACCCCGCAACAGATGGCCGACGAGCTGCAACGCCGCCGCGACGAGTTCGGCACCTCCTACATCACCGTCAACTCCACCTTCCTGGAAGACCTGGCCCCCGCGGTAGAGCTCCTGCACGGCAAGTAG
- a CDS encoding cation:dicarboxylate symporter family transporter has protein sequence MSSPTEPRPTPVRNDRTHFLYIAVIVAVLLGIGVGFLFPHFATELKPLGTGFVNLIKMLISPIIFCTLVLGIGSVRQAASVGKVGGLALVYFLVMSTVALAIGLLVGNLVQPGSGLNLTDKLREAGQKQAAGAHESTSDFIIGIIPKSLLSSLTEGEVLQTVLVALLVGFALQAMGTKGQPILTGIAHIQRLVFKILSMIMWVAPVGAFGAIAAVVGATGTDALISLGKIMLAFYLTCLLFVVVVLGTILRLVTGLSIFQLLRYLGREFLLIVSSSSSETALPRLIGKMEHLGVDKSVVGITVPTGYSFNLDGTAIYLTMASLFIAEAMNTPFSLGQQVSLLLFMIVASKGAAGVTGAGLATLAGGLQSHRPELVDGVGLIVGIDRFMSEARALTNFAGNAVATLLVGHWVGEFDKEQARKVFAGNDPFDEVAFAAGDTHGSEPAQTTAPAGAAH, from the coding sequence ATGTCGAGCCCGACCGAACCCCGCCCCACGCCGGTCCGCAACGACCGGACCCATTTCCTCTACATCGCCGTCATCGTCGCCGTGCTGCTCGGTATCGGTGTCGGGTTCCTGTTCCCGCACTTCGCGACCGAGCTGAAGCCGCTCGGTACCGGCTTCGTGAACCTGATCAAGATGCTGATCAGCCCGATCATCTTCTGCACGCTGGTGCTCGGTATCGGTTCGGTCCGGCAGGCCGCCAGCGTCGGCAAGGTCGGCGGTCTGGCGCTCGTCTACTTCCTGGTGATGTCGACGGTCGCGCTCGCCATCGGCCTGTTGGTCGGCAACCTGGTCCAGCCCGGCTCCGGCCTGAACCTGACCGACAAGCTCCGGGAGGCCGGCCAGAAGCAGGCCGCCGGCGCCCACGAGAGTACGAGCGACTTCATCATCGGGATCATCCCGAAGTCACTGCTCTCCTCGCTGACCGAGGGCGAGGTGCTGCAGACCGTACTGGTCGCGCTGCTCGTCGGCTTCGCGTTGCAGGCAATGGGTACGAAGGGCCAGCCGATCCTGACCGGGATCGCGCACATTCAGCGGCTGGTGTTCAAGATCCTGTCGATGATCATGTGGGTCGCGCCGGTCGGTGCGTTCGGCGCGATCGCGGCGGTCGTCGGCGCGACCGGTACGGATGCGCTGATCAGCCTCGGCAAGATCATGCTCGCCTTCTACCTGACCTGTCTGCTGTTCGTGGTCGTTGTCCTGGGCACCATTCTGCGGCTGGTCACGGGGCTGTCGATCTTCCAGCTGTTGCGGTACCTCGGCCGTGAGTTCCTGCTGATCGTGTCCAGTTCGTCGTCGGAGACCGCCCTGCCCCGGCTGATCGGAAAGATGGAACACCTCGGCGTCGACAAGTCGGTGGTCGGCATCACCGTACCGACCGGGTACTCGTTCAACCTGGACGGTACGGCGATCTATCTGACGATGGCGTCCTTGTTCATCGCGGAGGCGATGAACACGCCGTTCTCGCTCGGGCAGCAGGTGTCGCTGCTGCTGTTCATGATCGTCGCGTCGAAGGGCGCGGCCGGCGTCACCGGTGCCGGGCTGGCCACCCTGGCGGGCGGTCTGCAGTCGCACCGGCCGGAGCTGGTGGATGGTGTCGGCCTGATCGTCGGTATCGACCGGTTCATGTCGGAGGCCCGCGCGTTGACGAACTTCGCCGGCAATGCGGTGGCGACGCTGCTGGTCGGGCATTGGGTCGGCGAGTTCGACAAGGAACAGGCCCGGAAGGTGTTCGCGGGCAACGATCCGTTCGACGAGGTCGCCTTCGCCGCCGGTGACACCCACGGCAGCGAGCCCGCGCAGACCACCGCCCCGGCCGGCGCGGCCCACTAG
- a CDS encoding TetR family transcriptional regulator yields the protein MPRSATVNQELRERSRERILTAALETFAAKGYEAASISDITAAAGVSRGLVAYYFGTKEQLAAELLDRWLDGIAALLTLQGTPDERLAAIIDATLLAAATTLPVQRLAITLMMQPTTHAVFARVEQAKTARLTEVEDTLRDIFAARGAPDPATEEMLLRATLEGITVKLAIYPETFPLEAIRHRLYTSYALPAPPTPLPIRSPAVDRLRAR from the coding sequence GTGCCGCGTTCGGCCACCGTCAACCAGGAATTACGGGAACGTTCCCGGGAACGCATCCTGACCGCGGCGCTGGAAACCTTCGCCGCCAAGGGCTACGAGGCCGCGTCGATCTCCGACATCACCGCCGCCGCCGGCGTCTCCCGCGGCCTGGTCGCCTACTACTTCGGCACCAAGGAACAACTCGCTGCCGAACTCCTGGACCGCTGGCTCGACGGCATCGCCGCCCTGCTCACCCTCCAGGGCACCCCCGACGAACGCCTCGCCGCCATCATCGACGCCACCCTGCTGGCCGCCGCCACCACGCTCCCGGTCCAGCGCCTGGCCATCACCCTGATGATGCAACCCACCACCCACGCCGTCTTCGCCCGCGTCGAACAGGCCAAGACCGCCCGCCTGACCGAGGTCGAAGACACCCTCCGCGACATCTTCGCCGCCCGCGGCGCCCCCGACCCGGCCACCGAAGAAATGTTGCTAAGAGCAACCTTAGAAGGAATCACCGTAAAACTGGCGATCTACCCCGAAACCTTCCCCCTGGAAGCAATCCGCCACCGCCTGTACACGTCCTATGCGCTACCGGCACCGCCCACGCCCCTCCCGATCCGGTCCCCCGCGGTCGACCGCCTCCGGGCCAGGTAG
- the typA gene encoding translational GTPase TypA: MPVRNDLRNVAIVAHVDHGKTTLVDAMLWQSGAFGAHQHVDERAMDSGDLEREKGITILAKNTAVRHKMANGEQMTINIIDTPGHADFGGEVERGLSMVDAIVLLVDASEGPLPQTRFVLRKALARKMPVILVVNKVDRPDARIAEVVDETYELFLDLLDHDADQSALDFPVVYASARAGRASLNQPADGGLPDSEDLEPLFETILKNVPAPEYTEDAPLQAHVTNLDASPFLGRLALVRVHEGTLKKGAQVAWCRHDGSIQKVKITELLVTEALERVPGDSAGPGDIVAIAGIPEIMIGDTLTDPENPKPLPLITVDEPAISMTIGTNTSPLAGRVKGTKVTARLVKDRLDRELVGNVSLKVLPTERPDAWEVQGRGELALAILVEQMRREGYELTVGKPQVVTREIDGKRHEPVERLTIDCPEEYLGTVTQLLAVRKGRMEQMTNHGTGWVRMEFLVPARGLIGFRTEFLTDTRGTGIAHHVFEGYEPWFGELRTRPSGSLVSDRAGAATSYAMINLQERGTMFVEPATEVYEGMIIGENSRSDDMDVNITKEKKMTNVRSNADEFEKLVPARKLSLEQSLEFCREDECVEVTPDAIRMRKVALTQIERAKLGRKSKS, from the coding sequence ATGCCTGTCCGTAACGACCTGCGCAATGTCGCGATCGTGGCCCACGTCGACCACGGGAAGACCACTCTCGTCGACGCGATGCTGTGGCAGTCCGGCGCGTTCGGGGCCCACCAGCACGTCGACGAGCGTGCGATGGACTCCGGTGACCTGGAGCGTGAGAAGGGCATCACGATCCTGGCCAAGAACACCGCCGTCCGCCACAAGATGGCGAACGGCGAGCAGATGACGATCAACATCATCGACACCCCCGGCCACGCCGACTTCGGTGGTGAGGTCGAGCGCGGCCTGTCGATGGTGGACGCGATCGTGCTGCTGGTGGACGCCTCCGAGGGCCCGCTGCCGCAGACCCGGTTCGTGCTCCGCAAGGCGCTGGCCCGGAAGATGCCGGTGATCCTGGTGGTGAACAAGGTGGACCGGCCGGACGCCCGGATCGCCGAGGTGGTCGACGAGACGTACGAACTGTTCCTGGACCTGCTCGACCACGACGCGGACCAGAGCGCGCTGGATTTCCCGGTCGTGTACGCGTCCGCCCGGGCCGGCCGCGCTTCGCTGAACCAGCCGGCCGACGGCGGACTGCCGGACTCCGAGGACCTCGAGCCGCTGTTCGAGACCATCCTGAAGAACGTGCCCGCCCCGGAGTACACCGAGGACGCGCCGCTGCAGGCGCACGTCACGAACCTGGACGCGTCGCCGTTCCTCGGCCGGCTCGCCCTGGTCCGGGTGCACGAAGGCACGCTGAAGAAGGGCGCCCAGGTCGCCTGGTGCCGCCACGACGGCTCGATCCAGAAGGTGAAGATCACCGAGCTGCTGGTCACCGAGGCGCTCGAGCGAGTCCCCGGCGACTCGGCCGGCCCGGGTGACATCGTCGCGATCGCCGGTATCCCGGAGATCATGATCGGCGACACCCTGACCGACCCGGAGAACCCGAAGCCGCTGCCGCTGATCACGGTGGACGAGCCGGCCATCTCGATGACGATCGGTACCAACACCTCGCCGCTGGCCGGCCGGGTGAAGGGCACCAAGGTGACCGCGCGCCTGGTCAAGGACCGGCTGGACCGCGAGCTCGTCGGCAACGTGTCGCTGAAGGTGCTGCCGACCGAGCGTCCGGACGCGTGGGAGGTGCAGGGTCGTGGTGAGCTGGCGCTGGCCATCCTGGTCGAGCAGATGCGCCGCGAGGGGTACGAGCTGACCGTCGGCAAGCCGCAGGTGGTCACCCGCGAGATCGACGGCAAGCGGCACGAGCCGGTCGAGCGGCTGACCATCGACTGCCCGGAGGAGTACCTCGGGACCGTCACCCAGCTGCTCGCGGTCCGCAAGGGCCGGATGGAGCAGATGACCAACCACGGCACCGGCTGGGTCCGGATGGAGTTCCTGGTCCCGGCGCGTGGCCTGATCGGCTTCCGCACCGAGTTCCTCACCGACACCCGCGGTACCGGTATCGCGCACCACGTGTTCGAGGGGTACGAGCCGTGGTTCGGCGAGCTGCGTACGCGTCCGTCCGGCTCGCTGGTTTCGGACCGGGCCGGCGCCGCCACCTCGTACGCGATGATCAACCTGCAGGAGCGCGGCACCATGTTCGTGGAGCCGGCCACCGAGGTGTACGAGGGCATGATCATCGGTGAGAACTCGCGCTCCGACGACATGGACGTGAACATCACCAAGGAAAAGAAGATGACCAACGTCCGTTCGAACGCGGACGAGTTCGAGAAGCTGGTCCCGGCCCGGAAGCTCTCGCTGGAGCAGTCGCTGGAGTTCTGCCGCGAGGACGAGTGCGTCGAGGTCACCCCGGACGCGATCCGGATGCGCAAGGTCGCGCTGACCCAGATCGAGCGCGCCAAGCTGGGCCGTAAGTCCAAGAGCTGA